One genomic region from Rosa rugosa chromosome 1, drRosRugo1.1, whole genome shotgun sequence encodes:
- the LOC133724713 gene encoding L-galactono-1,4-lactone dehydrogenase, mitochondrial, with product MQRALTVKRSLQSLHRIANSTTKNPLSSGRAFCNAPSPSPSSASASASEVRKYMGYTALVLFCGAATYYSFPFPENAKHKKAQIFRYAPLPEELHTVSNWSGTHEVQTRVFHQPETLEELEKVVKEANENKYRIRPVGSGLSPNGIGLSRAGMVNLALMDKVLEVDKEKKRVRVQAGIRVQQLVDGIKDQGLTLQNFASIREQQIGGIVQVGAHGTGARLPPIDEQVISMKLVTPAKGTIEVSKEKDPELFYLARCGLGGLGVVAEVTIQCVDRQELVEHTTVSNMEEIKKNHKKLLSENKHVKYLYIPYTDTVVVVTCNPVSKWKGPPKFKPKYTTDEAIQHVRDLYRECLKKYRVVPDNSVDINELSFTELRDKLLALNPLNKDHIVKVNQAEAEFWRKSEGYRVGWSDEILGFDCGGQQWVSETCFPAGTLAKPSMKDLEYIADLKQLIEKEEIPAPAPIEQRWTASTKSPMSPASSSREDDIFSWVGIIMYLPTTDARQRKDITEEFFHYRHLTQTRLWDTYSSYEHWAKIEVPKDKEQLTALQARLRKRFPVDAYNKARTELDPNRILSNIKLEKLFPLSDTI from the exons atgcagagaGCTCTCACTGTGAAGCGCTCGCTCCAATCCCTCCACAGAATCGCCAATTCCACCACTAAAAACCCATTAAGCTCAGGGCGTGCATTTTGCAATGCACCGTCACCGTCGCCGTCCTCCGCATCAGCATCAGCATCTGAGGTCCGCAAGTACATGGGGTACACAGCCCTGGTCTTATTCTGCGGTGCCGCCACCTACTACTCCTTCCCATTTCCCGAGAACGCCAAGCACAAGAAGGCCCAAATCTTCCGCTACGCCCCTCTACCTGAGGAGCTCCACACGGTCTCAAACTGGAGCGGGACCCACGAGGTCCAGACCCGGGTTTTCCACCAGCCCGAGACCCTTGAGGAGCTCGAGAAAGTAGTCAAGGAGGCCAATGAGAACAAGTACCGGATTCGGCCGGTCGGGTCTGGGTTGTCCCCCAATGGGATTGGATTGTCCAGGGCCGGGATGGTCAATTTGGCGCTCATGGATAAGGTTTTGGAGGTGGATAAGGAGAAGAAGAGAGTGAGAGTGCAAGCTGGGATCAGGGTCCAGCAATTGGTGGATGGGATTAAGGATCAGGGCCTTACTTTGCAGAACTTTGCCTCCATAAGGGAGCAACAGATTGGTGGCATTGTGCAG GTTGGTGCACATGGTACTGGTGCGAGGTTGCCTCCGATTGATGAGCAGGTGATCAGCATGAAATTGGTCACTCCTGCTAAGGGAACAATAGAGGTCTCCAAGGAGAAAGATCCAGAGCTGTTTTATTTAGCTCGCTGTGGCCTCGGCGGTCTGGGAGTTGTTGCTGAAGTTACCATCCAATGTGTTGACAGACAGGAGCTTGTAGAGCACACTACTGTTTCAAACATGgaagaaatcaagaaaaatcacaa GAAATTGCTCTCTGAGAACAAACATGTGAAGTATCTCTATATTCCATATACTGATACTGTTGTGGTTGTGACGTGCAACCCTGTCTCGAAATGGAAAGGTCCCCCAAAGTTCAAACCCAAATATACAACGGATGAAGCCATTCAGCACGTTCGTGATCTCTACAGGGAATGCCTCAAGAAGTACAG AGTAGTACCAGACAACAGTGTAGACATAAATGAGCTCTCTTTTACGGAGTTGAGAGATAAACTACTGGCCCTAAATCCTCTCAACAAAGATCATATCGTGAAAGTGAATCAAGCTGAGGCAGAGTTCTGGAGGAAGTCGGAGGGATACAGAGTAGGATGGAGTGATGAAATTCTGGGCTTTGATTGTGGTGGCCAACAGTGGGTTTCGGAGACTTGTTTTCCAGCTGGAACCCTTGCCAAACCAAGTATGAAAGACCTTGAATACATAGCAGATCTAAAACAGCTAATAGAGAAGGAAGAGATACCTGCACCTGCTCCAATAGAGCAGCGCTGGACAGCCAGCACTAAGAGCCCCATGAGTCCAGCTTCAAGCTCAAGAGAGGATGATATATTTTCATGG GTTGGCATAATCATGTACCTTCCAACAACAGATGCCCGCCAAAGAAAGGATATTACGGAAGAGTTTTTCCACTACAGGCATCTAACCCAGACACGGTTGTGGGATACGTATTCTTCTTATGAACACTGGGCCAAGATTGAG GTCCCAAAGGACAAAGAACAGCTTACCGCTCTGCAGGCAAGGCTAAGGAAGCGTTTTCCAGTTGACGCCTACAACAAAGCACGAACGGAATTAGACCCAAACCGGATCCTTTCAAACATCAAGCTGGAAAAGCTTTTCCCATTGTCTGATACCATTTGA